A window of Dermacentor andersoni chromosome 4, qqDerAnde1_hic_scaffold, whole genome shotgun sequence genomic DNA:
ACGGGTGCTGGCTCCGACGGATCGTTGTCATCGTCCGATGCTTCGGTGTCGCTTGATGCCCGGACGGCGGTCTCGTCGCAAAACGACTCCGCAACTTTAGCAGCGTCAtccacatcaacaaaatcttgccaatcaaggtcgcagccggccaggttagcgtcaacaacgcgtcgccacaagtcgtcgtcaggctggctttgttcagtgtcttcaatgcctgctgcaggtgcgtccgcgaagccggccttgcgaaaacaattccggatgcattcgggtgtcacttccatccacgccgctttgatcatttctatcgccgagtacagcgagacctgcagaggcacattggcagcggggcgatcaactgcaatcagcatccgctgcacaacacggcgcctgtaggccgctttaaacgaccgtattacacccatgtccagcggttgcgcttttgaagttacatttggcggcagaaaaagcaactcaactgccgttaagacagcttggacatggtgggcggtacagttgtcgagaatcagaagaactttgcgccctttcttcgccatgctgctgtcaaagtcaataagccattccgcaaacaactcgcgtgtcatccacgacttcgagttatgcctgtaacgcactggtacatatgtgcggaagcaacgtggcctctttgatttaccgatgacaaatggcaagcatcgatcgcttccatccatgttggtgcacaaaagcacagttatgcgaactttgctgtgcttgccgCCAGCACATTTGTCACCTTTCATAGCGTGCGTTTTGCCAGGCAGCATTTGATAGAATAGCGCCGTTTCATCGGCGTTATACACATCCCTTTCAGCATAACTTGATACACGGGCCAAGTTTTTAGACATCCACGTGTTGATGTCTTCGTCGCTTACCGATGCCGATTCGCCGTTGATGGTCTTGAAAATAATTCCGTGGCGGAGCTTGAAGCGATGGAGCCAGCCATTGCCAGGAGAAAAATCTGGGAAGTCCAGGAGGAACGCTAAGTCCTTTGCTTTGGACAACATCAGCGGCCCGCTGATGAGAACATTGCGTGCTCGAGTATCAAGGAACCACTTTAGAAGCGCGTCTTCAACGTCTGCATATGTAGCTTTCCGTAGGCGCTTCCTCGTCGCGGAGTCCGTGGCGGCACTCTTGTAgattttgtccttctcttttagtatcgtggatattgtcgatttcgacaaaccatactttttcaccagttcgtggtttttcgcgccttgggaaaggtctttcaagatcaacagtttcgtggccaagtccaaagcttttcgcttcactgtGGAAGTAGACACCGGCGAATCTGCCATCTAGGATAGGCACGGGAGCACACCAGTAGGAAACAACACCGACAACGCTAgcacaaccacaagtaagaaaaagacagtcCCGCAGTCGTGTGAGGTGTGAGGGGCGCggcgttaagggggggggggggggaagggagaagagggggtacgaaagcacgtgatcacgtgctCTGTTGTCAATTGGTGGAAAACTTCGCCGCTGCCCTGACGTCGACGATGGCGAGTGGGGTCCCGTGGCGAATCAGCTGGCACTTTCGACTTGTGTGTTCACGTTGCTGATGCGTGCTGGGCCggcatcttttttttctctctctctcgttatcgcGGCGATCCCCTCGTCGCATCGCCGCTCCTCCGTGCTTCCGGCGAGAAGCCGTGGGAAAGCCAATTCTTGGAGCGTGCACAGCACAGGGTCGGCGGATCTTGCCACGTGGAAAGTGGTCCGCGACACCAAGGCGTTCGCTGTAGCCGATCGGCAAGGCTCGCGGGCGTTCGTTGTAGCTGAGACCGAGCGCCATAGCCTAAACGTATATTTTGACGGTCACGCCGGACTTGTTCGTGATAAGCGAGCgttcgtcttaagtggggccgttataagtgggctcgactgtacTGCTAGTCACTGGCTCATTCCATGCACCGTCACAAAATGTTCCACTCAGAACATTCGTGTGAagtcagtgtaaaaaaaaaaaattatggggttttacgtgccaaaaccacttcctgattatgaggcacgccgtagtggaggactccggaaatttcgaccacctggggttctttaacgtgcacctaaatctaagcacacgggtgttttcacatttcgcccccatcgaaatgcggccgccgtagccgggattcgatcccacgacctcgtgctcagcagcccaacaccatagccactgagcaaccacagcgggtgaagtcagtgtagtcgccgtcacccatgcttTGGAGCATTGATTCAAGTGTGCACCCGTTTACTTATTCTTCACATGTTGGCGATACAGAGGGCATAAGTTTGCATGTGAGTTGAGAGAGATGTACATAGATAACGAGCAAGAAACTTACTATACCATGCGTTAAGCATAATAGTTTTTTGTCTAGTCTGCAAATGAGTTGTACTATCATTTGCTCTGTTATCTTGTCAGTAGACAcgtgcttataaaaaaaaaagcgagagaaaaaacTGAGGGTATAAAAAAGTGAGGGTATAAAAATGGCGTTCGTCCCGGAAATAAATTGTTCTTGGAAGTTAGCACCTGTGTAATATCTGTTTTCTCTTCTGCGTCCTTGTGCTTttttgggctacagaaaaaaaatgatgATGTAGCAGTGACCCATGACTTGGTCACACAGATTCAATTCATTTCTTAATATGCCAGTCCCTTCTTTTACAGCCGGACTTCTGCCAGACTTTTAcagccttagacttctgtcaaccaaaggaccaggcaggatttcataaaggctactcaacaatagaccatattcacactatcaatcaggtgatagagaaatgtgcagaatataaccaacccttatatatagctttcattgattacgaaaaagcgtttgattcagtcgaaacctcagcagtcatggaggcattacggaatcagggtgtagacgagacgtatgtaaaaataccgaaagatatctatagcggctccacagccaccgtagtcctccataaagaaagcaacaaaatcccaataaagaaaggtgtcaggcagggagactccaatgttattcacagcgtgtttacaggagataatcagaaacctggattgtgaacaattggggataagagttaatggagaatacatcggtaacttgcgatttgctgatgatattacctcgcttagtaactcagaggaccaattgcaatgcatgctcactgacctggagaggcaaagcaggtgggtaggtctaaaaattaatctgcagaaaactaaagcaatgtttcacagtctcggaagagaaccgcagtttacgataggtaacgaggcactggaagtggtaagggaatacatctacttagggcaggtagtgaccgcggatccggatcatgagactgaaataatcagaagaataagaatgggctggggtgcgtttggcaggaattctcagttcatgaacagcaggttgccattatccctcaagagaaaagtgtataacagctatgtcttaccagtactcacgtacggggcagaaacgtggaggcttacgaaaagggttctacttaaattgaggacgacgcaacaaactatggaaagaagaatgataggtctaacgttaagggataggaaaagagcaggttgggtgagggaacaaacacgagttaatgacatattagttgaaatcaagaaaatgaaatgggcatgggcaggacatgtaatgaggagggaagataactgatggtcattaagggttacggactggattccaagggaagggaagcgtagcaaggggcggcagaaatttgccctgcagtgggcgtaaccaggctgatgatgatgatgactgtagaCAGACGCCATCCCTTTAGCATTCCACATTTTGTATCACGAATGAAGCACAATGCATTAGCGATTGCCCAGTTAGATCTCTGACAGCTGCTCACACAGTATATCACTGCATGAGCGGCAATGGTTTCGTATTTGCCGAGACAAATTGCGGGTTGCTGCAGAAAGTGCAGTCTCGTTCCTCTAGAGCAAACTACTCTGCGAAAAGTGTCTATACTGGAGTACACTTGCGTGGTCTCCGACTTTCAATGAACAAATTTACGCACTATGCTTGAATGTGTTCAAAATAGAGCTgctatttttctttcagataatTATTTTTCTTACAGTGTTACATTAATAACAACTGATGTAATAGTtatgcagaa
This region includes:
- the LOC140217208 gene encoding tigger transposable element-derived protein 6-like; this encodes MADSPVSTSTVKRKALDLATKLLILKDLSQGAKNHELVKKYGLSKSTISTILKEKDKIYKSAATDSATRKRLRKATYADVEDALLKWFLDTRARNVLISGPLMLSKAKDLAFLLDFPDFSPGNGWLHRFKLRHGIIFKTINGESASVSDEDINTWMSKNLARVSSYAERDVYNADETALFYQMLPGKTHAMKGDKCAGGKHSKVRITVLLCTNMDGSDRCLPFVIGKSKRPRCFRTYVPVRYRHNSKSWMTRELFAEWLIDFDSSMAKKGRKVLLILDNCTAHHVQAVLTAVELLFLPPNVTSKAQPLDMGVIRSFKAAYRRRVVQRMLIAVDRPAANVPLQVSLYSAIEMIKAAWMEVTPECIRNCFRKAGFADAPAAGIEDTEQSQPDDDLWRRVVDANLAGCDLDWQDFVDVDDAAKVAESFCDETAVRASSDTEASDDDNDPSEPAPVSATTAVSHIEALRNLVYFKALGDEHITALNKLETAVIGCALTRQTTITDFFSQ